The following nucleotide sequence is from Malania oleifera isolate guangnan ecotype guangnan chromosome 4, ASM2987363v1, whole genome shotgun sequence.
aaatttaaagCTCAGTCTTTAAACTTAAAATGCATGTCATAACAAGTGTTCGTTTTATTCAATTTATATTCTTGGGGTTTTGCTATTTTTTGAAATGATGGATGGAAGGAAGGGACTTTTGATGATGAGATTTTGAAAAAGAAGGTATGGTGTGATGGAAAAGAGGGCAATGGTGAGAGATCACTCACCGTCTTCCGAGGGTACGAAAAAGAAAGCTGTTGCGAAATGacctttttaatttctgcaaaaAAATGAAGATGCAAGGTGGCCAAGTTGGACACCCTGACTGATTGACTGATTGAACTATCTATATCACCTCTACACAGAAAATAAGAAGCTCCAAAATGCAAGACTACTTGGAGTCGCAAAAGGTAAGATGGCTTGAAACTATAAAATGTAAATATGCTAGAAGCCACGAAATCTCAGACTACTTGAAGTTAGGTTAAAAATCGATTCCCTTTGGACTCTCCCAGCTGCTGCCACTTCCTTTATTGGttgtaattttcatttttttttccatttgttTGTTTTTGATGTATGTAAATATATTAATGGCAGCTGATGTGCATGTACTGGAAGTCGAAACCTTGATTGCAAAATTTGAACTTAACTTTATGCTTTTGgacaaggaaaaaaaatattaggtGTACTAGGTATGTACATCGGATTTAATGTGACTGGTCCTCACATTCTAGTAGTATGGTTGTAAATATATCCTTTAAAACGACTTTCTCTTGTAGGGAAAATTTTATGGAGGACTTCTTATTTCAAGTGGTGTTTGTATTTTAGATGTTAGATGTGACAAATTAGTctcacattcatatatatatatatatatatatatatatatatatatatatatatgagagagagagagagagagagagagagagagagagagagagagagagagagagagagatccattTTCAATGTGTATTATTTAGAAAACTAGCACATGAACACGTGGAGAGGAAGTCCCCCATATAATTTCTCCTTCTAGTATCATTTATGATTTTTGTGTAAATATAATTGCTTTGTTTAATAATTTGTTTGAAGTTCTTAATAATCAAAAATAAATGCCGGCCCAATGGTgggttattttatatatttaaaaattttaaaacatatgaAAAACACCAATCTCGGCGAGCAAAAACGAAACTTTTTAACTTAGGATATTTCAAATTGCAACTTATAAAgtaaaaaaatacttcaaaaagATGATAGACTCATTAGTCCCGTTACACTGAAATTTtactttttatcatttttttttttaattttgaagatATTACTggcaaaaatatttatcattaatttaaatattttttaaaaaattttcttattGATTACATCTTATTTTGCTACTCCCAACAATCTCGTCAAGAACACAAACATAATCTTTCTGTCTCCCGTGGGCTAGTTTGTCGAGAGAGTTCGACAATAGAAAGTTATAGAACGAATCTGGTGGATTGGGATTCTTCATTGCAAGAACAGACCTGGATTAAATATAGCGTCAAGCCGTGGTTCCTTCTCTTTCAACTGTATCATCAAAATTGAAGCAGAAGATCATGAGGATATTAAGCAAGATGGTGTAGTTGATGTCCTCATCATGGACATCATCCAGACCAAGGCCATCATTTATTGGCAAAACTAATTCGCTCCCAAGTAAAAAACAAGTTGAAGAAGCTCGGCGGTGAGATTCCAGCAGTAACACTGGCATCGAGCATGCAACCACCATCGCCGCACCATAGCCTTCGACATCGCTCATGTTGGGAGGAAATTCGTAGTGTTCTATTGCGACAGAAGGAGAGCCTTGGCGCATTGATAAGGTCACCATAATTCAAGAAAATAAGGGGTTGTAATAAAATTTATATGCCGCCTTCTTAGGCTCGACATAAGCGGACTTTTGTGCACAGGTCTGCCGTTTATATAAAACATGATATtggtttaggattttaatatatatatataatgtgaaaTTAAAGTATGGAAGTTATGGAGCGGGTGTGGTTAGCTCTGATGATAATTTTCTTTGGTTGTATGTATATGAAGAGGTGGGAATTTCTACAGATAAAATTAAATGTGCTTAATGGTGGTAAGTGagttttgtgttttggtttttCTGCATTGGATGGAAAGGACTGTAGTTTTTGGCAATTCGAATATTAGCACTGATTGGGCGGATGCAATATTCTTACATTGTTGAATTTAGGGACTGCTACCTATATGTAATTTACGTAGGTATGCCGAGGGGTAGGTTGCAATGCCCATTTGATATCTTCTTTTGCTGCTCATGACCCTCGTATCATATATAAATTTTGCAGTAGTGCAAattattttatacatataatTTGCTTCGTTACGTTTCTAACTCTGTTGTATATTCCATTGCTTTTGTTTATGCTCTGCTGTCTTGTACATTGTTTCTATAGTTTGTTTGCGACAAGTTGAGCTTTAGATAGCCAGGATATTCCTGTCAAGGAATAGAGTAACTATAAAGCCTCTGGGATGAAGGTGAAAAATAGTAAATTAAATAGTGGCAACTACTTTTTtattgatatatatgtatatagccATATCTGATAAAACTTGCATCTGAAGATGCCAAGCTAGTACAGCTTAAGACAAAAACTTCAAAAAGAGATGATAATAAGGTAATTTATATCTGGAATTCCTTCATTTACCGCTCTTCCCACTCTCATGAAGAGCAGAGAAGTAACCCTGAGGATTGCTCTCGAATGCATCCCTAGAGATGTAGCTTCCACCGCCACCGGGAGCTTTCATGTCTACGTGTCCTCCATAGGATCCTGTACATCCTCCAGAAGAGGCACCTTTAACCCGACCGCCGCTGCTTGCCCCACCACTTTTGGCTCCTCCACCAGCTCCACCGCCTCTACCGCCGCTGCTTGCCCCACCGCCTTTGGATCCTCCACCAGCGCCACCAGCTCCTTTGCTGCCGCCCATCTCCAGAAAAATGCCGTGTGTATACTGAAGACTATTCAATTTGTATTCTGGAGCTATGCAGAGAGTGGAGAGATGAGTGGTATTCATAGAGGGATATTAATTAACTTCAATTCTTTAATGAACCAAATTCAATTGGAATcagataaaattatatttgaacaTTAAGAATATACAAATAGGAaattcattcaaaaaaaaaaaaaaatacaaacatttattatatatcattattattggTGTGGATCATTATTTTATGTCTGGCTACTCTTATTGGTGTGGATCACTATTTTATGTCGGTGTTAAAATATACAATAAATTGCTGTATAAAACTTTAATTTTATACTTTATTAATATTTGAATTTGCTTAATTCTTAATCACAttagaacaaattttcatttttaatcgTGTTTAatatagaaaggaaaaaaaaaaagagatcaTCATTTCTTtaccaaaatttctttgcattttCTCATATAAAATCAGACATAAAAAAGGCCTTATTAATTTTTAGACTGCTGCCAAATTAAAgcataagaaaataaataatgataaaggAAAGCTGAAATGATCAATATGAGGAGAAAGGAGATAATTGCAATCTAATCTATATTTTTGTTTGGGTATCAGTTTTATGAAAGGAACTTATAATTTAACACATGACAGTTGCTCATCTCATCAATATTAACCTTTGGCAATCATATATAATACGGATAATCCTCCAAAATGCAAAATGGGAAAAAGATCAAACCCATGTTCGGATAAGTCTTAACTTTAAATTTGTATTGAACTAGgataatatgtaatataaaattggattaaaatttgttcaaattcattcAAATCTAAAATCAAAATTCGAAATTTATGCTCTCAAACACTGCAAAAGTGTTTTCTCTCCGTGTGTATTTCATTAAATTAAACTTAAAATGTGTAGACAAGTCTTAGAGGAATGGATGACCCCATgtattcaatattttttaaaaaaatttaaatatgaaaagacAAAAAATTAGGTCTTTCTAGGGGATCCTTTTGGTCTTTTAATTAGCTCTCAATCAATGAAATTACGCCACGTAGTCTGGTAAGGCCTATTGTCATCATGTAAAGCTCATATACTATTCTACTTGACATGATTTCATTGGCAAGAAAGAACTGACAAGAGAACCGTGTGATTCTTCGAGAAAATCTAATTTTTCCTCATGAAGAATAGTAGCATTAAACtcttccatttatttatttatttatttattttaacacgtgcttcatatatatatatgcttgatTATGTTCAGGGTCGGTTCTTCACAATATGAGATCTAAGCGAATAATTTAATTAGgaacccttaatattttgtttttctttcctcgtttttcatatccggattcatattttctcattgacataattaaatttcaaaattaacactaactataaattgacaaattatgtaaacaaataaaaataaatttaataaatctatagaaataacagattgaaacaatataacataattattattattattattgcaaatcgatcggcgaaCGAGACTTTAGAAATATCAGATTCTTGCCGAAAATGATGAATACAAGAGAATTGGGATTGATGAGAATTACAGAGAATTGGAGACCCAAAAATGATGAATACAAGAGTCAGAGTAAAAATTATAGAGAGaccgagagatgagagtgagagagtgtgagagatggaaagattttttaGAGAGGTTAAGAAAAAGAGAAGAGAGTAATAgataattagaaatataataaagttgttagttgggaagtcaatgaaatttgaaaaaaaa
It contains:
- the LOC131153990 gene encoding uncharacterized protein LOC131153990; its protein translation is MGGSKGAGGAGGGSKGGGASSGGRGGGAGGGAKSGGASSGGRVKGASSGGCTGSYGGHVDMKAPGGGGSYISRDAFESNPQGYFSALHESGKSGK